The proteins below come from a single Eremothecium sinecaudum strain ATCC 58844 chromosome II, complete sequence genomic window:
- the MRPL16 gene encoding mitochondrial 54S ribosomal protein uL16m (Syntenic homolog of Ashbya gossypii ADL304W; Syntenic homolog of Saccharomyces cerevisiae YBL038W (MRPL16)) yields the protein MFVNLFSRPLGLKTLSSSFQISRRLVHEYAPRFKVQRKKHKGRVPVRTGGSIKGNELEFGQFGIRLKSEGVRLTAIQLKEADNAIMRYVRQVTNGKLWRRLCTNVAVCVKGNETRMGKGKGGFDHWMARVPTGKIIFEMAGDNLHERVAREAFRKAGTKLPGQYEFVSRNTLVRTGLHSFKDPAHDPKVNYFEELEKNPTKEYINKLRSKEDQYKMFRGR from the coding sequence ATGTTCGTTAATTTGTTTTCCAGACCACTGGGGCTCAAAACGTTGTCGTCTTCTTTTCAGATAAGCAGGCGTCTCGTACATGAATATGCACCAAGGTTTAAAGTTCAACGTAAGAAGCATAAAGGTAGAGTTCCAGTACGGACGGGAGGTTCCATCAAAGGTAATGAACTAGAGTTCGGCCAATTCGGTATACGTTTGAAGTCTGAAGGTGTCAGATTAACTGCCATACAATTGAAAGAGGCCGATAATGCAATTATGAGATACGTTAGACAGGTCACTAATGGTAAATTATGGCGTCGATTATGTACCAATGTTGCTGTTTGCGTCAAGGGTAATGAAACTAGAATGGGTAAGGGTAAAGGTGGATTTGATCACTGGATGGCGAGAGTCCCCACCGGTAAGATTATTTTTGAAATGGCCGGTGACAACTTGCATGAGAGAGTTGCACGTGAAGCATTCAGAAAAGCTGGTACGAAGTTGCCTGGTCAGTATGAATTTGTCTCCCGCAATACCCTTGTAAGAACTGGCCTTCACAGTTTCAAGGACCCTGCTCACGATCCAAAGGTGAATTACTTTGAAGAACTCGAAAAGAATCCTACCAAAGAGTATATAAACAAATTGCGGTCGAAGGAGGATCAATATAAGATGTTCCGGGGACGTTAG
- the IST2 gene encoding Ist2p (Syntenic homolog of Ashbya gossypii ADL300W; Syntenic homolog of Saccharomyces cerevisiae YBR086C (IST2)) yields MSSLDELDANFVLDVQYDKSVFPQLIKELEVCGCSYEVRPGTSEKNVSLFIRDNSDVLPLKVEKYPIVKSVIPFRNFEDNKRLERLVGNLNKEFLPSINELVEIAAITNNPGIALYFAFQRSYTLWLISLGLVGLAFRLFTRHGPWEFSMFYSIAVLVWGMAFAVDWKYRSEPLYSKRLGYKTAIPTKDSKSVFVKKLCFIPIAISFTACLVSFQFVCFFIEIYFTQLYQGPFSSILSLVPVILLSAYVPVLTSIYNIFVRWLVKWENGPNPDKSKAEKSFVLLFLTSYVPLLITFFVYLPLGHKLNPRLGSIAHLSKQYRISVIDQDFKLNTSRYKTQFFYFIVTNQIIALCVENLLPIVMGKIMPIISRQNSPTSAYNRAQQLINEKYPNDSGIINKANAYNNSPWGKFDVDANVRKMVIQFGYIVMFSTVWPIAPLICIILNIIISKCDMWRALTKHTPSLNKYATAAMKGFEPITLSPWNVVLEFLVWFASLVSPAIVIMYRNCDLPGVGYGTMASSSQNWFLKSPIRYEWKLIFIYVMIAEHLGLFLRYAFSMIASAPDSADLINVRSEKLGVLKEQEPINRGSIDEKYNNRVIHETEEIVGTLSAKPKSTLHAKHNTGATSAIGAEDTKTLHISGANNTNGSSTGTMTRAFGEDNVSGNVHPVPAPIPVMKQAPKTALPPIHTASEMHNTGPTVAAIAHKNTDRINSTKETAMPHTIPSPTNDEPAYTGGTITESNTPVLMSQSDAGATLPEYIPTSKNYNERQGHMKNNSSGTDSTTQYSADVNLISPGEDAREITDNTNYAPNLSPEDTYVVLEDQNTPSVAGNKTRPDVLQIKTLPHNEAQFQRIRPENEIPETPIKVKRLVVEPPSEPPTSVTQGLSYSQESVDEVLSPHEEAQIPYAVPVVLPKDKEIRKTSSTELTRTNTKKSSSIKNITKFISTPMKKDSEHSSSKSKHSLKSPLSKLKKKF; encoded by the coding sequence ATGTCAAGTTTAGATGAACTAGATGCTAATTTTGTGCTCGATGTACAGTATGACAAGTCGGTATTCCCCCAGTTGATCAAAGAGTTAGAAGTATGCGGATGCTCCTATGAGGTTAGGCCAGGTACTTCAGAAAAAAACGTTAGCTTATTCATAAGGGATAACAGCGATGTTTTACCATTAAAGGTTGAAAAGTATCCAATAGTTAAGAGTGTGATACCTTTCCGTAATTTCGAGGATAATAAACGTCTAGAACGTTTGGTGGGCAACCTAAATAAGGAATTCTTACCAAGTATTAATGAATTGGTTGAAATTGCTGCTATAACGAATAATCCAGGCATTGCTCTATATTTTGCCTTTCAAAGGAGTTATACTTTGTGGTTGATATCGTTAGGATTAGTTGGTTTAGCCTTCAGGCTATTTACAAGGCATGGTCCCTGGGAGTTCAGCATGTTTTACTCTATTGCTGTTTTAGTTTGGGGTATGGCCTTTGCGGTTGATTGGAAGTATCGCAGCGAGCCATTATATTCGAAGAGATTGGGTTATAAGACGGCAATACCTACTAAGGATTCAAAGAGTGTTTTTGTCAAGAAATTATGCTTTATTCCCATTGCGATTAGCTTTACTGCATGTCTGGTAAGCTTTCAATTCGTATGCTTTTTCATTGAGATCTACTTCACGCAACTCTATCAAGGACCATTCTCAAGTATCTTGTCGTTAGTGCCTGTAATATTGCTTTCAGCATATGTTCCGGTGCTTACAAGTatttataatatttttGTTAGATGGTTGGTTAAATGGGAAAACGGGCCAAATCCTGATAAGTCAAAAGCCGAGAAGAGCTTTGTTCTGCTTTTCTTGACCAGTTATGTTCCACTGCTGATTACCTTTTTCGTTTACTTGCCTTTGGGGCATAAACTTAATCCCAGATTGGGCTCAATTGCACACCTTTCTAAACAGTACAGGATTTCTGTGATTGACCAGGATTTTAAGCTTAACACAAGTCGTTACAAGACGCAGTTTTTCTACTTTATCGTGACCAACCAGATAATAGCTTTATGCGTGGAAAACCTACTGCCTATTGTCATGGGGAAGATCATGCCTATAATTAGTAGGCAAAATAGCCCAACTTCTGCATACAACAGGGCCCAGCAGTTAATCAACGAGAAATATCCTAACGACTCTGGCATAATTAACAAGGCGAACGCATATAATAATAGCCCATGGGGGAAATTTGATGTTGATGCCAATGTGAGGAAGATGGTGATTCAATTCGGTTATATAGTCATGTTTTCCACTGTCTGGCCCATTGCTCCATTAATATGCATTATTCTTAATATTATCATTTCTAAGTGTGACATGTGGAGAGCGTTGACTAAGCATACGCCGTCTCTTAACAAATATGCCACTGCAGCAATGAAGGGGTTCGAACCTATAACATTATCTCCATGGAACGTGGTTCTTGAGTTTTTGGTCTGGTTTGCCTCTCTTGTTTCTCCAGCGATTGTCATAATGTATAGGAATTGCGATTTACCAGGTGTGGGATATGGTACTATGGCAAGTTCAAGTCAGAACTGGTTCCTCAAATCCCCAATTCGTTACGAATGGAAGTTGATATTTATCTATGTTATGATTGCTGAGCATCTTGGCTTATTCTTGCGTTACGCATTTAGCATGATTGCGTCTGCACCGGATTCAGCTGATCTCATAAATGTTCGCTCAGAAAAGCTAGGCGTATTGAAAGAACAGGAACCAATTAATCGCGGCTCTATTGACGAGAAATATAATAATCGGGTTATCCACGAAACCGAAGAGATAGTTGGCACACTGAGTGCTAAACCAAAGTCTACACTCCACGCTAAACATAACACAGGGGCAACATCTGCTATTGGGGCCGAGGATACGAAAACCTTGCATATATCTGGAGCGAATAATACTAATGGCTCTTCTACAGGAACTATGACGCGCGCTTTTGGTGAAGATAATGTCTCTGGAAACGTTCATCCCGTACCAGCACCAATACCTGTAATGAAACAAGCTCCAAAAACTGCCCTCCCACCAATACATACTGCATCAGAAATGCATAACACTGGTCCAACGGTTGCTGCAATTGCACATAAGAATACTGACAGAATTAATAGTACGAAAGAAACTGCAATGCCGCATACCATACCCTCACCAACCAACGATGAACCCGCATATACGGGTGGAACAATTACTGAAAGTAACACACCAGTTTTAATGAGCCAATCTGATGCTGGTGCTACATTACCTGAATATATTCCGACTTCCAAGAATTATAATGAGAGACAAGGTCATATGAAGAACAACTCAAGTGGTACGGATTCTACTACACAATATAGCGCTGATGTCAATCTCATAAGTCCAGGCGAGGATGCACGAGAAATAACTGACAATACTAACTATGCGCCAAATCTTTCTCCTGAGGATACTTACGTTGTACTAGAAGATCAGAATACGCCCTCAGTGGCTGGAAATAAAACGCGACCAGATGTTCTCCAAATTAAAACTCTACCACATAATGAGGCTCAATTCCAACGTATAAGACCCGAAAATGAGATCCCAGAGACTCCAATAAAAGTTAAAAGACTTGTAGTAGAGCCTCCAAGCGAGCCACCTACTAGTGTTACCCAGGGTCTATCATATTCGCAAGAGTCAGTTGATGAGGTCTTAAGCCCCCATGAAGAGGCCCAGATACCATACGCAGTACCAGTCGTTTTGCCTAAAGATAAAGAAATTAGAAAAACTAGCTCGACAGAGCTAACAAGAACAAATACAAAGAAGTCCAGCTCTATCAAAAATATAACAAAATTCATTAGCACACCTATGAAAAAGGATTCTGAACATTCATCTTCGAAATCTAAACATAGCCTAAAATCTCCACTAAGCAAGCTAAAAAAGAAGTTTTGA
- the RFC5 gene encoding replication factor C subunit 5 (Syntenic homolog of Ashbya gossypii ADL303C; Syntenic homolog of Saccharomyces cerevisiae YBR087W (RFC5)) encodes MALWVDKYRPKSLETLSHSAALTSQLESLTMAAEDLPHILFYGTNGGGKKTRCMALLAGIFGQGVFKLKIDVRQFVTPSNKKLELNVVSSPYHLEVTPSDMGNNDRIVVQELLKEIAQMEHVDFQSNGEGLSRRYKVVVINEAESLTRDAQAALRRTMEKYSRNIRIIMICETMSNIIAPIKSRCMLVRVPAPLLSETVRIMENICSVENVEANENKLYEIANFANGNLRVALLTFESICLQNDLKLTESTALINPDWMVVVQKLAAMMMRERNVAYLVECRATLYDLLSHCIPASIILHEMAFALLKNVHSDHLKLLVIHWASICDERLALGNKAIYHLEGFLGRIMYEIETSLLMK; translated from the coding sequence ATGGCGCTCTGGGTTGATAAGTATAGGCCAAAATCATTGGAAACGCTGTCGCACAGCGCAGCTCTAACGAGTCAGCTGGAATCGTTGACAATGGCAGCAGAAGATTTGCCTCATATACTTTTTTATGGTACGAATGGTGGCGGTAAAAAGACTAGATGTATGGCATTACTAGCTGGTATATTTGGACAAGGGGTGTTTAAGTTAAAGATTGATGTTCGGCAGTTTGTTACACCGTCAAATAAGAAGCTGGAGTTGAATGTTGTCAGTAGTCCGTATCACTTGGAGGTAACTCCTAGTGATATGGGAAACAATGACCGTATTGTTGTGCAAGAATTATTGAAGGAGATAGCTCAGATGGAGCATGTTGATTTTCAATCTAACGGAGAGGGTTTGTCTCGCCGTTATAAGGTAGTTGTGATTAATGAGGCGGAATCCTTGACGCGTGACGCTCAGGCAGCATTGAGGCGTACTATGGAAAAGTATTCCAGGAATATTAGGATTATTATGATATGTGAGACGATGTCTAACATAATAGCGCCTATAAAGTCGCGTTGTATGCTTGTCCGTGTTCCCGCGCCATTGCTGAGTGAAACGGTCCGGATTATGGAGAACATCTGCTCGGTGGAAAATGTAGAGGCGAATGAAAACAAGCTTTATGAGATCGCTAATTTTGCTAACGGTAATCTTAGAGTGGCATTGCTAACCTTTGAGTCGATTTGCTTACAAAATGACTTGAAGTTGACGGAATCTACTGCGTTGATCAATCCGGACTGGATGGTCGTTGTGCAGAAACTAGCTGCAATGATGATGCGAGAACGCAATGTGGCATACTTGGTGGAATGCAGGGCAACTCTGTACGATCTACTTTCGCACTGTATCCCTGCAAGTATTATTTTGCATGAAATGGCATTTGCGTTGTTAAAAAACGTCCATTCAGATCACTTGAAGTTGCTGGTGATCCATTGGGCAAGTATATGCGATGAGCGCTTAGCTTTGGGAAATAAGGCTATTTATCACCTAGAGGGATTCCTGGGTAGAATTATGTACGAAATCGAGACCAGTTTGCTGATGAAATAG
- the MSF1 gene encoding phenylalanine--tRNA ligase (Syntenic homolog of Ashbya gossypii ADL305C; Syntenic homolog of Saccharomyces cerevisiae YPR047W (MSF1)), whose product MSLGPFRTVPRLVRLFATQPSKTVSVLGKDYEISDTQTNVTPKIISLTSRSLHLNNSHPIGILRKIIESRLNSVDNAYDIYADFKPVVTVEENFDSLGFSEDHPGRSKSDTYYINDKYLLRTHTSAHEKECFSNMKNGITKKQGFLLSADVYRRDEIDRTHYPAFHQMEGARVWQRDQAVATGEVPAHIQQLKEDIVMVEKHLEQQKTKIVVQDDNSLDGNPKQDYMTDLEVELCSRHLKRSVELVVSEVFNKALSTEEASELKVRWIKAYFPWTAPSWEIEVWWKGEWLELCGCGLVREQVYINSGNKPGTNIGWAFGLGLDRIAMLLFGIPDIRLFWSNDERFLQQFKAGQIKTFKPYSKYPGSIRDIAFWVPDNAFSIHENDLMEIVRDLAGDLVESVKLVDKFIHPKTKKTSLCYRINYQSMDRNLTSSEINKIQEEVAKELVEKYDVELR is encoded by the coding sequence ATGTCTCTAGGACCGTTTAGGACCGTGCCAAGGCTTGTACGGTTGTTTGCTACGCAACCATCAAAAACTGTCAGCGTGCTTGGCAAAGATTATGAGATATCGGATACTCAAACAAATGTGACCCCAAAAATCATTTCGCTTACTTCTAGATCACTTCATTTGAATAATTCGCATCCCATTGGTATTCTAAGGAAGATAATTGAGTCAAGACTGAATTCTGTCGATAATGCGTACGATATATATGCAGACTTCAAACCAGTGGTGACAGTTGAGGAAAACTTTGATTCACTGGGTTTCTCTGAAGATCACCCAGGACGCTCGAAGTCTGATACTTACTATATTAACGACAAGTATTTACTCAGGACTCACACTTCAGCCCATGAGAAAGAATGCTTTTCGAATATGAAGAACGGTATCACTAAGAAGCAGGGTTTCTTACTGTCAGCCGACGTTTACCGGCGCGATGAGATTGATAGAACCCATTATCCTGCATTTCACCAGATGGAAGGTGCACGTGTATGGCAGCGGGATCAAGCTGTTGCTACAGGTGAAGTTCCCGCTCATATTCAACAACTAAAGGAAGATATTGTGATGGTGGAAAAACATCTCGAACAGCAAAAGACAAAGATCGTGGTCCAAGATGACAACTCTTTGGATGGTAACCCCAAGCAAGATTATATGACCGATCTAGAAGTGGAACTTTGCTCGCGCCATTTGAAAAGAAGTGTCGAGCTGGTCGTATCTGAGGTTTTCAACAAGGCATTGTCTACCGAAGAGGCTTCAGAGCTAAAAGTACGATGGATCAAGGCCTATTTCCCCTGGACCGCACCCTCTTGGGAAATTGAGGTCTGGTGGAAAGGCGAGTGGCTTGAGTTGTGTGGCTGTGGCCTTGTTCGTGAACAAGTGTACATAAATTCCGGCAATAAGCCTGGTACCAATATCGGATGGGCATTCGGCCTAGGCTTGGACCGTATAGCAATGCTACTCTTTGGAATCCCAGATATTAGGCTTTTCTGGAGTAATGACGAGCGGTTCTTGCAACAATTCAAAGCTGGCCAAATTAAAACATTCAAGCCATACTCAAAATATCCCGGCTCTATTAGAGATATTGCCTTTTGGGTCCCAGACAATGCTTTTAGTATTCACGAAAACGACTTGATGGAAATCGTTCGTGATTTAGCTGGAGACTTGGTCGAGAGTGTAAAGCTTGTTGACAAGTTTATTCATCCTAAAACCAAGAAGACTTCATTATGCTATCGTATAAACTATCAATCTATGGACAGAAACCTCACAAGCAGCgaaataaacaaaattcAAGAAGAGGTCGCTAAAGAATTAGTTGAGAAGTACGATGTAGAGTTGAGGTAA
- a CDS encoding pyridoxal phosphate homeostasis protein (Syntenic homolog of Ashbya gossypii ADL301C; Syntenic homolog of Saccharomyces cerevisiae YBL036C): protein MATRIIRKGISLAVRGLGSNMEGVDREVTLRTAYQNVAQKVFECTTANGRDKQDVELLPVSKLKPATDLEILYKHEGVRHFGENYVQELVGKAAVLPRDVKWHFIGSLQTNKCKQLARIENLYAVETVDSLQKAKKLAEARAKYCPEAEAIRCSIEINTSGEEQKAGLSEEADILEVVEFFLSGDSKHVILHGLMTIGSWDASHGEAEENKDFAKLVEWKKKLDSKYRLDLKLSMGMSADYAQAIKQGSNEIRVGVGIFGARPPRKA, encoded by the coding sequence ATGGCAACCAGAATAATTCGAAAGGGGATTTCGCTGGCGGTTCGAGGGCTAGGGAGTAATATGGAAGGTGTTGATCGAGAAGTTACACTTAGAACTGCGTATCAAAATGTTGCGCAAAAGGTCTTTGAATGTACTACGGCTAATGGGCGCGATAAACAGGATGTGGAGTTACTTCCTGTGTCTAAACTAAAGCCTGCGACTGATTTGGAGATTCTCTACAAGCACGAGGGAGTGAGGCACTTTGGTGAGAACTATGTTCAGGAACTTGTGGGCAAGGCGGCTGTTCTGCCACGCGATGTGAAATGGCACTTCATCGGGTCGCTGCAGACCAACAAGTGCAAGCAGCTTGCGAGAATTGAGAATCTGTATGCTGTGGAGACAGTTGATTCGCTTCAGAAGGCCAAGAAGCTGGCAGAGGCACGTGCCAAGTATTGTCCTGAGGCAGAGGCTATTCGCTGTAGCATAGAGATCAATACTTCTGGCGAGGAGCAGAAAGCGGGCCTTAGTGAAGAGGCGGATATTCTTGAGGTCGTCGAGTTCTTTCTCTCAGGCGATTCCAAGCATGTGATTTTGCATGGTCTCATGACAATTGGCTCGTGGGATGCTTCACATGGAGAGGCTGAAGAGAATAAGGACTTTGCGAAGCTAGTTGAgtggaagaagaaactgGACAGTAAGTATCGGCTCGACTTGAAGCTATCTATGGGAATGAGCGCAGATTATGCGCAGGCAATTAAACAGGGTTCGAATGAAATTAGAGTTGGCGTAGGCATATTCGGTGCCCGGCCTCCAAGAAAAGCATAG
- the APL3 gene encoding Apl3p (Syntenic homolog of Ashbya gossypii ADL302W; Syntenic homolog of Saccharomyces cerevisiae YBL037W (APL3)), translating to MRGLENFINDIRVANSAEVQEQRIQFELRNVKAKFGLKNLSGYQRKKYVAKLAYIYITTNAKKLDELVFGLEQCLILLRSRVYSEKFFGYMTLELFMCTGDVEDKVVYSVIGQLKVDLCSDDENCVGLALNYIGTTGAMYRTLCNEMFYLVFKILSSHTSSPMLKSKASVTLLAMLRNTADLLSGQEDSRLQDWTQTIFSLLDDDREHGLVMSGLPLIEYMAQHVAYDECVKLVPRLIQLLCEYLDAAESAYQTSNNSQYSTTRESFLINNLARLLNVLIGNAATDVNFNISNIDKKSLATLRHYVRKAIKFNKPEDTPLPLWDSNSLGLIELACKLEPSSEAIAACISTLSSLLSSRSGNARYLSLVMLAKMATIVGPKAEDLLRDNLLTKLFSLLKTEPDISASRKAVELLSILANEEYAQVTVTELLKFVRSRAKTLKSFEVDVYKHISKILERFPSNLEWYVLSTMKLLYLVGNEVTLGDGNAWQKVCQIVVNNPDIQRVSCLRLVDYVSSRDATESIIRIGAFLLGEFGDLVVHKISIGDLFNVFMHQYANVSVYTRAMILTTMIKLFRFNPKISTSVLKFLQLELNSVDISLQSRAYQYIKIIQLSKLKDGDMKLTDLLFSAMPPFPEIINSQDVSNCSSPPSSAGYERSVFETNALRSTTSGSSIPISPPQSRSVRIDYSSIELSERWEEGFKRMILHQQGIFYQDLSLQILFRVIQDPEEPSLSTVTLTFVNKGVFPLTGFNIGLVPIRTDNTAEYVVDVLESANFTVHSKDRTAFVFKIQTQRPFSIEKAPIVQLKYRHSGKINKLNLKIGYGVTSTLKVPPTPTTFPEFVQRWKSIHESIGTMGEFQETLEAIDMPRLETNLRRIGFELIKQESILNTLFAVSIVHTKSEGKFGSLLKFHAVDNKIHTLCKTTSPGELSKDIVGCILSAI from the coding sequence ATGAGAGGTTTAGAGAATTTTATTAATGATATAAGGGTTGCTAATAGCGCTGAGGTTCAAGAACAAAGGATTCAGTTTGAGTTAAGAAATGTTAAGGCGAAGTTCGGTTTGAAAAATCTTAGTGGTTATCAGAGGAAGAAATATGTTGCAAAATTAGCTTATATTTACATTACGACCAATGCCAAGAAGCTTGATGAGTTAGTTTTTGGATTGGAGCAGTGCTTAATACTGTTGAGATCGAGGGTTTATTCAGAGAAATTTTTTGGTTATATGACTTTAGAGTTATTTATGTGTACTGGAGATGTTGAGGATAAAGTTGTTTACTCTGTGATAGGGCAGTTGAAGGTAGATCTGTGTTCAGATGACGAAAATTGTGTGGGATTGGCTCTTAATTACATAGGTACTACTGGGGCGATGTATCGGACGCTATGTAATGAAATGTTTTACCTGGTCTTTAAGATCCTATCGTCGCATACATCGTCTCCGATGTTGAAATCGAAGGCGTCGGTCACACTTTTAGCGATGCTGCGCAATACCGCCGATTTGCTGTCGGGTCAGGAAGACTCTCGCCTTCAAGATTGGACGCAGACGATTTTTTCTCTATTGGACGATGACCGCGAACATGGGTTAGTGATGTCGGGGTTACCACTGATTGAATACATGGCGCAGCACGTTGCCTACGACGAATGTGTCAAGCTTGTACCTCGGCTAATCCAACTGCTTTGCGAATACCTGGACGCTGCGGAATCCGCGTATCAAACTTCTAATAATTCTCAATACAGTACTACTCGAGAGTCGTTCTTAATCAACAATTTGGCGAGGTTGCTCAACGTTTTAATAGGAAACGCGGCTACAGACGTGAACTTTAACATCAGCAACATTGACAAGAAGAGTTTGGCAACATTAAGGCATTATGTTAGGAAAGCAATTAAGTTTAATAAACCTGAAGATACTCCTTTGCCATTGTGGGATTCAAACAGCCTTGGGTTAATAGAGCTGGCTTGTAAATTAGAACCTTCTTCTGAAGCAATTGCCGCATGTATCTCAACTCTCTCGTCTTTGTTATCATCAAGATCTGGGAATGCACGGTACCTGTCACTTGTGATGCTAGCCAAAATGGCAACTATAGTGGGGCCTAAGGCTGAAGATCTACTAAGAGATAACCTGTTAACTAAGCTTTTCTCGCTTCTGAAAACCGAGCCGGACATATCAGCCAGTAGAAAAGCAGTTGAATTACTTTCTATACTTGCGAATGAAGAATACGCACAGGTGACTGTTACTGAACTGTTAAAGTTCGTACGTTCACGTGCCAAAACGTTAAAATCATTCGAAGTCGATGTTTACAAGCATATATCGAAGATCCTGGAGCGCTTCCCTTCGAATTTGGAGTGGTACGTTCTTTCCACAATGAAATTGTTGTATTTAGTAGGAAACGAAGTCACTTTAGGCGATGGGAATGCCTGGCAGAAGGTGTGTCAAATTGTTGTTAACAATCCTGATATCCAGCGGGTTTCATGTCTTCGCCTGGTTGACTATGTCTCTTCTAGAGATGCTACTGAATCAATTATAAGAATTGGAGCTTTTCTACTGGGCGAATTTGGAGATCTCGTTGTGCATAAAATTTCAATAGGGGACCTTTTCAATGTATTTATGCACCAGTATGCCAATGTCAGTGTATATACGCGGGCTATGATATTAACGACCATGATTAAGCTATTCCGTTTCAATCCGAAAATAAGCACTTCTGTGCTAAAATTTCTGCAATTGGAGCTCAACTCAGTGGATATTTCTTTACAGAGTCGTGCATACCAGTACATTAAGATTATCCAACTGAGCAAACTGAAGGATGGTGACATGAAACTGACGGATTTGCTCTTCAGTGCAATGCCTCCCTTCCCCGAAATTATCAATAGTCAGGATGTAAGCAACTGTAGCAGTCCTCCTTCTTCTGCAGGATACGAACGCTCGGTCTTTGAAACTAATGCCTTAAGATCTACAACAAGTGGGAGTTCCATTCCCATTTCACCTCCGCAGTCACGTAGTGTAAGAATTGATTATTCTTCAATTGAGCTATCAGAGCGCTGGGAAGAAGGATTTAAAAGAATGATTCTGCACCAGCAGGGTATCTTTTATCAAGATCTGTCATTGCAGATCCTTTTCCGTGTCATCCAAGACCCCGAAGAGCCATCGTTATCCACTGTTACTCTAACGTTTGTGAACAAAGGCGTTTTTCCTCTAACAGGTTTTAATATAGGTTTGGTACCAATAAGAACTGATAATACAGCAGAGTACGTAGTGGACGTCTTAGAATCTGCTAACTTTACCGTTCATTCGAAGGATCGAACTGCCTTTGTTTTCAAAATTCAAACACAGCGTCCTTTCTCAATAGAGAAAGCTCCAATCGTTCAGCTCAAATATAGGCACTCAGGCAAGATCAACAAACTGAACCTGAAAATTGGGTATGGAGTTACTAGCACGCTAAAAGTCCCACCTACTCCGACTACTTTCCCCGAGTTTGTTCAACGATGGAAATCAATCCACGAGTCTATTGGAACTATGGGAGAATTTCAAGAAACTCTCGAAGCTATAGATATGCCCAGACTAGAAACGAACCTTCGTAGAATTGGGTTTGAACTTATCAAGCAAGAATCAATCCTCAACACGTTGTTCGCTGTTAGCATAGTGCATACCAAATCTGAAGGGAAATTCGGTTCACTACTCAAGTTCCATGCTGTAGACAATAAAATACATACCTTGTGCAAAACTACTAGTCCAGGAGAGTTATCTAAAGACATCGTAGGTTGCATATTAAGTGCaatttaa